The Chryseobacterium oranimense genome contains the following window.
GTTGAGAATGAGATGGTATGTTAAATTTTAATTCTCGCAGATTGCGCAGATTGCGCAGATTTTCATGGTTTGTTAAGTAGTTATAATTGTCAAAAAAATAAATTCTGCAATTGAATCATTTAAAATATTAAATTGGAAGAATATAAAAACACAAACAAATGAATGAAAACGAGATTTCTTATATGGTAAGAAAATGCATCTTTAATGTATATAATAAACTGGGGCCAGGTCTTTTAGAAAATGTTTATCAGAAAATTCTCATCTACGAATTACAGGAAAATGGGCTTGATGTAAAAGCTGAATCAGCCATTCCAATAGTATATGACGGTAAAGAATTTGACTTCAATTTTAGAATAGACATTCTGGTTGAGGATAAGGTAATTCTGGAACTTAAATCGGTGAAAAATTTAGAAGACATTCATTTTAAACAGCTCACAACTTATCTGAAGCTTTCGAATAAGAAGTTGGGATTGTTGATTAATTTTAATACAACCAATATTTTAGATGGAATAAAAAGAGTGGTTAACAATATTTAATCTCTATTTAATCTCTCGCAGATTTTGCAGATGTTTATGGACATTATGATTTATAATCATGCATAAACAGGCTCAATAACACTCTTGTAAGTTTATAAATACAAGCTTAATTATAACACAAACATCTGCTAAATCTGCAAAATCTGCGAGAACAAAAAAAGAATTAGCAATACTACATCACATATCAAATTAGAGATTGCTTCACCTACGGTTCGCAATGACAAGAAGCATTATTTTCCCAGTACGAAGACGGCCGGGATTTTGTGAAGCTCCGGCTTTGTTTTTTTCCAGTCATTAATAGTTCTTGTCTGGATAAATTCGTGTTCCGGGTCGTTGATATTGGCTGCAATACATAGTTTTGTATTGGGAGAAAGAAATTTCGTAAGGTCTTCAAAAAGCGGATTGTTCCTATATGGAGTTTCCATAAAGATCTGGGAATAGCCGGTCTGCTGAACCAGGCTTTCCAAACGCTGGATCTGTTTCTTTTTTTCCCCTTTATCTATCGGTAAATACCCATGAAAAGTAAATTCCTGACCATTAAAGCCGCTTGAAATCAGGGCAAGGATGATGGATGACGGCCCTGAAACAGGAACGACCCTGATATTTTTCTCATGGCACCATTTCACGATCAGGTTTCCGGGATCTGCAATGCATGGAAGCCCGGCTTCAGAAAGAAGACCGAAATCCTGTCCCTGCAGCATCAGGTTCTGAGCTTCCTTGATGTCGGCATTTTCTGTGTATTTGTCTAATAAGAACAATTTCAGATCAGCCTGCTTTTTTTCAGGAGCGAAGAATTTAATAACCTTTCTGGCTGTTTTTTCATTTTCAACAAAAAAATAGTCCGTCTGCATGATATAGTCTTTCAGAACGGGCGAAAAGTGAGTGATAGAAGTATTTTCTGATAAATAGGCTGGGAGTAAAAAAAGCATTTTATTGTTTTTTAGTTCTTTATTTTGCGGAGTTTTTATTTGGTCTGGGACAGAACTTGATTTCTAATAGCATCACAACCTCTATCCAGCAGTTGAAAAACATCTTCAAAATCCTTCATATCTCCCCAGTAAGGATCGGGAACCTCAGCGTTTTTGTGATCTCCTAAAGGCTCAAGAAATAATGAGATTTTCTGGCGCTGTTCTTCATTCTGAGCCTTTGAAACCACATCTTCATACACATCAATATCCATGCAGTAGATTTTATCAAAGGTTTCAAGATCTTTCTTTGTAATGGGTCTGGACTTTTGCCTGGAAATATCAATATTATGGTTTGCCGCTGTTTTTATTGCCCGCTTATCAGGATGTTCACCTTCATGCATAGAAATGGTTCCTACGGAATCCACAAAAAAACCTTCAGGAAGTTTTGTCTTCATAATCCCTTCTGCCAAAGGACTTCTGCAAATATTTCCCAGACAGACCATCAATATTTTCATAATTGAAAGATTAAATTATTTAAAGATTCTGTTATTAGCAGCAACAAAACTAAATAAAAAATGAAGAATACAGCTATTCTCCATTTCAATTTATTCAGATTACATTATTTTCTATTTCTTGATTCTTTCAGCAAGATCTTTAACGTACTTCTTTACTTCTTTGTCAATTTTAGATACATCTTTAATGGTGTCACAAGCGTACATTACCGTTGAATGGTCTTTTCCGCCCATCTCTTCACCAATTTTTGTAAAGGTAGCATTTGTTAATTCTTTTGAGAAATACATGGCCAACTGTCTCGGAAGGGCAATTTCTCTTTTTCTGGTTTTAGAAAGAAGCTGCTCTTTTTTGATTCCGAAATAATCGCACACCACTTCCTGAATGTAAGGAATGTTGATGACTTTCTTTTGGTTGGCAGCAATCTTATTGATGGTATCTTTCAGCAATTCAAGGCTTAAATCTGTTCTATAAACAGTAGAATAAGCTATTACTGAGTTAATTACACCGATAAGTTCTCTTACATTGGTTTTAGCTTCTGCTGCAAGGAAATCAAGCATATCGCCCGGAAGAACGATTCCGTCTCTGCTTAACTTATCTACAATGATCTGTCTTCTTGTGGAAAGATCCGGAGATTTGATCTCGGCAGAAAGTCCCCATTTGAAACGGGAAACAATTCTTTCCTGAATATCCATGATATCTGCAGGTGCTTTATCTGAGGTAAGGATAATCTGCTTTCCGTTCTGGTGAAGATGATCAAAGATGTGGAAGAAGCTGTCCTGTGTGGCAGATTTACCGGAAAGGAACTGAATATCATCAATGATTAAAACATCCACCATTTGGTAGAAATTGGCAAATTCGGTCTGCTTATGTGCTTTCGCTGCAGAGATGAACTGCTGAATGAATTTTTCAGATGAAAGATAAAGAACCACTTTATCCGGAAACTGATTTTTTACTTCAAGTCCTACAGCCTGTCCCAGGTGAGTCTTCCCCACTCCATAGCCTCCGTGAAGGAATAATGGGTTGAAGGCGGTTGCCCCTGGTCTTTTGGCTATTGATCTTGCTACCGTGGCAGCAAATTTATTACTTTCTCCTTCAATATAATTATCAAATGAATAATCAGACTTCAGGTTGGAATCTATATTTACTTTTCTTATTCCCGGAACCACAAAAGGGTTTACAATATTGGCAGAAAATCCCTGTGGCATTGTTTCCTGCATTTTTGGGGTGGGAACGCTTTTCCCCTTCATATTCATGGTTACTGGCTTCTCCTCACCGGTAGGCCTGTTTTCCATAACTGAGTACCATAATTTTACTCCTTTTCCAAGATTTTTCTTCAGGGCAGCAGAAAGCAGGGACAGGTAATTATCCTCAATATATTCCTTGTAGAAATCGCTCGGCACTATAAGCGTAAGGTTATTGGCAACCAACGAAAGCGGCTGTACCTTATCGAATAGCATGTCGAAGGATTTTTCAAGCTTCTTAAGATCAGAATTGTCCTCAGCAGCGTTCAAATTATCCCGCATAAACTGAAGGCACTTCTGCCATGTCATCATTAAATTTTCATCCATATTTATGCCCCGATTAAATCTTTGTTAGTACTTTTTTTAGAAGGAAGACAAAGGTCCAATTTTTTCTTTTTAAAAAAAAATATTGCAGGTATTGATTATTTAAAAATATATTTGTATGTGTAAATAAGGACTAAAAATGATACACACAACTCACTCAATAAGAGTACGTTACGGAGAAACAGACCCAATGAAATATGTGTACTACGGGAACTATGCACAGTACTTCGAAATTGGCAGAGTGGAACTCTTCAGAAGCATAGGAATATCATACGATGAAATTGAAAACCAAGGAATTTGGCTTCCCGTTTCGGATTATAAAATTAAATACATCCGCCCTGCCCTGTATGACCAAAAATTAGAAATCCATACCTATGTAAAAAAAATACCGGGTGTAAGAATTGAATTTGAATATGAAATCTTCAATGAAGAAAAGGTAAAGATCACGGAAGCATCCACCACTCTCTTCTTTCTGGACGCAAAAACCGGCAAAATTATAAGATGTCCGGATTTCCTGATGAAGCTTATTGAAGAAAACTGGAACAAGTAAAATTTAACGCTAGAAAAACTTCCGGTTTGATGAATATCATAGAGGATACGAACATGAAAGGATGGTTATTTTTAAACTAATTTGCATCTTTGCACCTCTAAGTATAAATTGAATATAATCTACGTTTTAATATATCACATATGAAGATTGCATTTTTGGGACCTCATGCCAGCTTTACACAGCTTGCAGCCACACAGCTTTTTCCCGGGGAAGAACTTTTGCCACAGGCCAATATTCTGGACTGTTTTAACGCTGTGAACAATGGAGAAGCTGAAAAAGCAGTTGTACCTTTGGAAAATTCTATTGAAGGCACAGTTTCCATGAC
Protein-coding sequences here:
- a CDS encoding SAM-dependent methyltransferase — its product is MLFLLPAYLSENTSITHFSPVLKDYIMQTDYFFVENEKTARKVIKFFAPEKKQADLKLFLLDKYTENADIKEAQNLMLQGQDFGLLSEAGLPCIADPGNLIVKWCHEKNIRVVPVSGPSSIILALISSGFNGQEFTFHGYLPIDKGEKKKQIQRLESLVQQTGYSQIFMETPYRNNPLFEDLTKFLSPNTKLCIAANINDPEHEFIQTRTINDWKKTKPELHKIPAVFVLGK
- the dnaA gene encoding chromosomal replication initiator protein DnaA, with translation MDENLMMTWQKCLQFMRDNLNAAEDNSDLKKLEKSFDMLFDKVQPLSLVANNLTLIVPSDFYKEYIEDNYLSLLSAALKKNLGKGVKLWYSVMENRPTGEEKPVTMNMKGKSVPTPKMQETMPQGFSANIVNPFVVPGIRKVNIDSNLKSDYSFDNYIEGESNKFAATVARSIAKRPGATAFNPLFLHGGYGVGKTHLGQAVGLEVKNQFPDKVVLYLSSEKFIQQFISAAKAHKQTEFANFYQMVDVLIIDDIQFLSGKSATQDSFFHIFDHLHQNGKQIILTSDKAPADIMDIQERIVSRFKWGLSAEIKSPDLSTRRQIIVDKLSRDGIVLPGDMLDFLAAEAKTNVRELIGVINSVIAYSTVYRTDLSLELLKDTINKIAANQKKVINIPYIQEVVCDYFGIKKEQLLSKTRKREIALPRQLAMYFSKELTNATFTKIGEEMGGKDHSTVMYACDTIKDVSKIDKEVKKYVKDLAERIKK
- a CDS encoding acyl-CoA thioesterase, which encodes MIHTTHSIRVRYGETDPMKYVYYGNYAQYFEIGRVELFRSIGISYDEIENQGIWLPVSDYKIKYIRPALYDQKLEIHTYVKKIPGVRIEFEYEIFNEEKVKITEASTTLFFLDAKTGKIIRCPDFLMKLIEENWNK
- a CDS encoding low molecular weight protein-tyrosine-phosphatase produces the protein MKILMVCLGNICRSPLAEGIMKTKLPEGFFVDSVGTISMHEGEHPDKRAIKTAANHNIDISRQKSRPITKKDLETFDKIYCMDIDVYEDVVSKAQNEEQRQKISLFLEPLGDHKNAEVPDPYWGDMKDFEDVFQLLDRGCDAIRNQVLSQTK
- a CDS encoding GxxExxY protein — protein: MNENEISYMVRKCIFNVYNKLGPGLLENVYQKILIYELQENGLDVKAESAIPIVYDGKEFDFNFRIDILVEDKVILELKSVKNLEDIHFKQLTTYLKLSNKKLGLLINFNTTNILDGIKRVVNNI